A window from Opitutia bacterium ISCC 52 encodes these proteins:
- the dnaK gene encoding molecular chaperone DnaK, translating into MNKILGIDLGTTNSCMAVLEGGEPVVIPNAEGARTTPSVVAFTKNGERLVGQSAKRQAVTNPQNTIFSAKRLIGRKFTEVTEEASGLPYEVAEGKNSDAYVKANSNGEDETFAPEQISAFILQKLKSDAEAYLGETVSKAVITVPAYFNDSQRQATKDAGTIAGLEVLRIINEPTAAALAYGLDKKSESRIAVYDLGGGTFDVSILEIGDGVFEVKATNGDTHLGGDNWDTAIIDWMIEEFKSENGIDLRNDPMALQRLKEEAEKAKIALSSAQSTDINLPFITADATGPKHLNVQLSRSKFEQLTDHLFQRTTGPFRKCLEDSGLSQSEIDDLVLVGGMTRAPKVTEIANELAGKDPHKGVNPDEVVAIGAAIQGAVLAGDMKDVLLLDVTPLTLGIETAGAVSTPMIERNTTIPAKKSQVFSTYADNQTAVDIKILQGERSMANDNKLLGNFRLDGIPAAQRGMPQIEVTFDIDANGILNVSAKDKGTGKDQKITISNSSGLDQDEIEKMKQEAELNADADLKKKEAVESKNNLDNLIYQTEKQIEEAGDKLPEDKKSEITAVLAEGKKALETDNPDEMKAAMDKIQSTFATMAQDLHPQGGPEGAPPPPPPAGEASADSGGAAKADDDVVDADFEVVDEDKK; encoded by the coding sequence ATGAACAAAATTTTGGGAATTGATCTAGGTACAACCAACTCCTGTATGGCGGTATTGGAAGGCGGAGAACCCGTCGTAATACCAAACGCCGAAGGTGCGCGCACGACCCCATCCGTTGTGGCATTCACGAAAAATGGAGAACGCCTCGTTGGTCAAAGTGCCAAACGCCAAGCAGTAACCAACCCGCAGAACACGATTTTTTCGGCGAAGCGCCTGATTGGTCGCAAGTTTACTGAGGTCACAGAAGAAGCCTCCGGACTTCCCTACGAAGTGGCTGAAGGCAAAAATTCAGACGCCTACGTAAAAGCGAACTCCAACGGAGAAGACGAGACATTCGCACCTGAGCAAATTTCGGCCTTTATCCTGCAGAAACTTAAATCAGATGCCGAAGCCTACTTGGGAGAAACTGTTTCAAAAGCAGTTATCACGGTTCCGGCCTACTTCAATGACTCTCAGCGCCAAGCAACTAAGGATGCTGGCACGATTGCAGGTCTTGAAGTCCTGCGTATCATCAATGAACCCACAGCGGCGGCTCTTGCTTATGGCTTAGACAAGAAAAGCGAATCCAGAATCGCAGTATACGATTTAGGTGGTGGAACGTTTGATGTATCCATCCTCGAAATTGGCGATGGTGTCTTCGAAGTAAAAGCAACCAACGGTGACACTCATCTTGGTGGAGACAACTGGGATACCGCGATCATCGACTGGATGATCGAAGAGTTTAAAAGCGAAAATGGCATTGATCTACGTAACGACCCAATGGCCTTACAGCGCTTGAAGGAAGAAGCAGAAAAAGCAAAGATTGCTCTGTCATCTGCACAGTCTACGGACATCAACCTTCCCTTTATTACCGCAGACGCTACAGGACCCAAGCACTTGAATGTTCAGTTAAGCCGTTCGAAATTCGAACAACTGACCGATCACCTGTTCCAACGCACAACCGGCCCATTCAGAAAATGCCTGGAAGACTCAGGACTCAGCCAGTCTGAAATCGACGATCTGGTTTTGGTAGGAGGAATGACTCGTGCGCCTAAGGTAACTGAGATAGCAAACGAGCTCGCAGGTAAGGATCCTCACAAGGGTGTGAATCCTGACGAAGTAGTAGCCATTGGAGCTGCTATTCAGGGTGCCGTTCTCGCGGGTGACATGAAGGACGTCCTTCTTCTCGATGTGACTCCATTGACTCTCGGTATTGAAACCGCGGGTGCAGTGAGTACACCGATGATCGAGCGCAACACCACTATTCCTGCAAAAAAGTCTCAGGTTTTCTCAACCTATGCCGACAACCAAACAGCAGTAGATATCAAGATCCTGCAAGGAGAACGCTCCATGGCGAATGATAACAAATTGCTGGGTAATTTCCGTCTGGATGGTATTCCAGCTGCACAACGCGGCATGCCACAGATTGAAGTCACCTTCGACATCGATGCTAATGGTATCCTGAACGTTTCCGCAAAAGACAAGGGAACTGGCAAGGACCAGAAAATCACCATTTCGAATTCATCCGGACTAGACCAGGATGAGATTGAAAAGATGAAACAAGAGGCCGAATTGAACGCTGATGCCGACTTGAAAAAGAAGGAAGCCGTTGAATCCAAAAACAATCTCGATAACTTGATTTATCAAACCGAGAAGCAAATTGAGGAAGCTGGTGACAAGCTGCCTGAAGATAAAAAGTCTGAAATCACGGCTGTTCTGGCAGAAGGCAAGAAAGCACTTGAGACGGACAATCCGGATGAGATGAAGGCAGCGATGGATAAAATCCAAAGTACCTTCGCAACCATGGCCCAGGATCTTCATCCTCAAGGTGGACCTGAAGGAGCTCCTCCGCCGCCTCCACCAGCTGGAGAAGCATCTGCCGACTCTGGCGGCGCTGCAAAAGCAGACGACGATGTGGTAGACGCTGACTTCGAAGTGGTAGATGAGGACAAAAAATAG
- a CDS encoding S8 family serine peptidase, whose amino-acid sequence MGFKKTGAALGSLLIVGSLLWLLDLRSIHSLTPKATQEEPNGKELPSKQLAQTKSPSDLKRTNITPSPYALLDYDTIRAAQTNDEAWANKYEITDNWSIQITNEADLDKFLNSTEASYVEKVQGFSDIHVIQFSNSKSEKIAQQVHALLSSNGSILWFEQEALQTFALRYDESPPAFNEPLLRDQWHLKNIGDRWNVANEDANVYPAWNYGVSGAGTHIAIVDTGTEFKHPDLQSNYRTDIDFDYLDNDAFPQPESSDETHGTAVAGVAGAGVNGNCGVGVAYNAELIGIRLIHEDRGVSASRQASAIAHRSDIIDIYNNSWGPDTDDGANMAGPSTLSLSAIRNTVQNGRNGLGSIYIWAAGNGRTIGSNVNYDGWASIRYSIAVGAVGDQGKVSSYSEPGAPMLVCAPSSGNTSSIRTTDLRGQSGVDPGDCRIDFGGTSSASPLVAGVVALMLEANPNLGWRDVQHILAKTAVRVARSEGDWKQNGAGHWVNHNFGFGRVDAAAAVKVAQTWINVPDSTEYDSGEINIGQSIPDNTSTGIELTQTVDSNIRVEHVSLTLDLDAAEANTMDWGNLHITLTSPSGTESILATPHTDAKKSYPEWTYWTVRCLDEASAGEWTLNVSDRRSGNVHLAKSWKLKLYGTAIEEGDNQQPIANDDNVTIKETTTYIDVVANDTDADEDTLEVISVYKSPDSLITLLQSGLIEYTPGKGMGGTDTFGYTIYDGRGGVKTAQVNIVVPRPEANPDQVGTSQNSPITIAVLENDIDYDGDSMRVTEVTLPDYGGAILKPDNQIEYTPQTEFVGVDRFQYSITDDDDGSSSAEVTVYVTREDDFALDFDGDNDRVIIQNTQNKRPNTPFTIESWIRPEGWGEGETGYGRIFDTEQIVFYLHGTGFPSYATNSLLISIDHANGVRSIYNTPANSIKLNQWQHVAVTYDNISSVKLYINGIEQSTTLPFDNASGPVKTGSQLWIIGEAASTQRAFEGAIDEFRVWDLVRSSNQLQDNMDQALNGNESGLLAYLPMNEGIGSQTNDQSSPTENGIITEAKWIRGILGENNAPQANTDDVEVIASQKIIIPVTTNDSDPDGDELRISRIINVSTGSASFLNGSIIFESPDDFIGVVRIDYEISDGYNGSSTSALVLVIGEGLYYTVWEARNFAGNLGAPENDNDFDSLSNFAEYAYGTNPLSGFQDPAFHRLEYDGATGITRFTYTLLRSSIDVSYKLMQSNDLLNWELAVEDLDYTLISVNTIDDDSETRVIEFNSQDGQPIFVRLEATSLAGAQ is encoded by the coding sequence ATGGGATTTAAGAAGACAGGGGCTGCACTAGGTTCACTATTGATTGTAGGGAGCCTACTCTGGCTACTCGATTTGCGATCAATCCATTCGCTCACACCCAAGGCTACACAGGAGGAACCGAATGGGAAAGAACTTCCGAGCAAGCAGCTAGCTCAGACCAAGAGTCCAAGTGATTTGAAAAGGACTAATATCACGCCAAGCCCCTACGCCCTTCTGGACTACGATACCATAAGAGCCGCTCAGACCAATGATGAAGCTTGGGCGAATAAGTACGAAATCACAGACAATTGGAGCATCCAAATCACAAACGAAGCTGATCTGGATAAATTCCTGAATTCTACGGAAGCCTCCTATGTCGAGAAAGTTCAGGGCTTTTCTGATATCCATGTGATACAGTTTTCGAACTCGAAGTCGGAAAAGATAGCTCAACAGGTTCACGCCTTATTGAGTTCAAATGGGTCCATCCTCTGGTTTGAACAAGAAGCCCTTCAGACATTCGCCCTCCGGTACGATGAATCACCTCCTGCTTTCAACGAGCCTCTGCTTCGCGACCAATGGCACTTGAAGAACATAGGGGATCGCTGGAACGTCGCCAATGAGGATGCAAACGTCTACCCAGCGTGGAATTATGGGGTATCAGGTGCAGGAACTCATATTGCTATTGTCGATACAGGGACGGAATTTAAACACCCAGACCTGCAATCCAATTACCGAACAGATATTGATTTTGATTACTTGGACAATGATGCTTTTCCACAGCCTGAAAGTTCAGATGAAACTCACGGCACAGCAGTCGCAGGAGTTGCAGGCGCTGGAGTGAATGGTAATTGCGGTGTCGGGGTGGCCTATAATGCTGAACTAATTGGAATTCGCCTCATTCACGAAGATCGGGGCGTTTCAGCAAGTAGACAAGCATCGGCAATTGCTCATAGATCGGACATTATAGATATCTATAACAACAGTTGGGGACCAGATACGGACGACGGTGCGAACATGGCCGGCCCCAGCACACTCTCCTTATCTGCTATTCGAAATACAGTCCAAAATGGTCGCAATGGTCTAGGCTCCATTTACATCTGGGCTGCTGGAAATGGGCGAACTATTGGAAGTAACGTCAACTACGACGGATGGGCATCGATTCGATACTCAATTGCAGTGGGAGCAGTCGGAGATCAAGGGAAGGTTTCATCCTACAGTGAACCGGGAGCCCCCATGCTGGTTTGCGCTCCAAGTAGTGGGAACACTTCGAGTATTAGAACAACCGATTTGAGAGGACAAAGTGGAGTCGATCCAGGAGACTGCCGTATTGATTTTGGAGGCACCTCCTCAGCCTCTCCATTAGTGGCAGGAGTGGTTGCACTAATGCTAGAGGCGAATCCCAACCTTGGTTGGCGAGACGTACAACACATATTGGCAAAGACGGCCGTTCGAGTCGCAAGGTCAGAGGGAGATTGGAAACAAAATGGAGCAGGACATTGGGTGAACCACAACTTTGGGTTTGGTCGGGTTGACGCAGCCGCGGCCGTGAAAGTTGCACAAACTTGGATCAACGTTCCAGATTCTACCGAGTATGATTCAGGAGAGATCAACATTGGACAAAGTATTCCTGATAACACATCAACGGGCATAGAGCTTACTCAAACCGTAGACTCAAACATTCGAGTTGAGCATGTCTCACTGACTTTGGACCTGGATGCAGCAGAAGCCAACACGATGGATTGGGGCAATCTACACATCACCCTAACCTCTCCAAGCGGAACCGAAAGCATTCTGGCCACGCCGCATACAGATGCTAAGAAATCGTATCCAGAATGGACCTACTGGACAGTTCGTTGCCTGGATGAAGCGAGCGCCGGTGAATGGACATTGAATGTTTCTGACCGTCGGTCGGGGAACGTTCATCTAGCAAAATCATGGAAATTAAAACTCTATGGCACCGCTATCGAAGAAGGAGACAATCAACAACCGATAGCAAATGACGACAACGTCACCATTAAAGAAACCACCACTTACATCGATGTTGTTGCAAACGATACCGATGCTGATGAGGACACCTTGGAAGTCATTTCGGTCTATAAGTCTCCTGACAGTTTAATTACCTTACTCCAATCAGGATTAATAGAATACACCCCAGGTAAGGGCATGGGTGGCACAGACACATTTGGATACACGATCTACGATGGTCGAGGAGGCGTTAAAACGGCCCAGGTGAATATTGTTGTTCCAAGGCCGGAAGCAAATCCTGATCAGGTTGGCACAAGCCAAAATAGTCCCATCACCATCGCTGTCTTGGAAAATGACATCGATTATGACGGAGACTCGATGCGTGTTACAGAAGTGACTCTACCCGACTATGGGGGAGCTATCCTTAAACCAGACAATCAAATCGAATACACTCCTCAGACTGAATTTGTGGGAGTCGACCGATTTCAGTATTCCATTACGGATGATGACGATGGCTCATCCAGCGCAGAGGTGACCGTATATGTAACACGAGAAGACGACTTCGCACTCGACTTTGACGGCGACAATGATCGCGTGATCATTCAAAACACGCAGAACAAACGCCCGAACACACCATTCACCATTGAATCATGGATACGCCCAGAAGGATGGGGAGAAGGAGAGACGGGCTATGGTAGAATCTTCGATACGGAACAAATCGTATTTTACCTCCATGGAACGGGATTCCCCAGCTATGCCACAAATAGTCTGCTCATCTCAATAGACCACGCAAACGGCGTTCGATCCATCTATAACACCCCAGCAAATTCGATTAAGCTCAATCAATGGCAACATGTTGCAGTCACCTACGATAACATTTCATCCGTTAAACTCTATATCAATGGCATCGAACAATCGACCACTCTACCCTTCGATAATGCTTCGGGTCCTGTAAAAACTGGCAGTCAATTGTGGATAATCGGAGAAGCGGCCAGTACCCAACGTGCATTTGAAGGAGCTATCGACGAATTTCGGGTATGGGACCTGGTGAGATCCTCCAATCAATTACAAGATAACATGGACCAAGCTCTCAACGGGAACGAATCAGGACTCTTGGCCTACCTCCCCATGAACGAGGGGATAGGCAGTCAAACCAATGATCAAAGTTCACCCACGGAAAATGGGATAATTACCGAGGCGAAATGGATTCGAGGAATCCTGGGAGAAAACAACGCCCCACAAGCGAACACCGACGACGTCGAAGTCATTGCCTCCCAAAAAATAATTATTCCCGTGACCACCAACGACTCTGATCCCGACGGGGATGAACTAAGAATCTCCAGGATAATCAATGTTTCAACAGGATCCGCTTCATTTCTGAACGGTTCTATCATTTTCGAATCTCCAGACGATTTCATAGGTGTGGTGAGAATAGATTATGAGATCAGTGATGGTTATAATGGATCCAGCACCAGTGCGCTTGTTCTGGTGATCGGCGAGGGGCTTTATTACACGGTGTGGGAGGCCAGGAATTTTGCCGGCAATCTGGGTGCTCCAGAAAACGATAACGACTTCGATAGCCTATCAAACTTCGCTGAATACGCGTACGGGACAAATCCACTTTCCGGTTTCCAAGATCCCGCTTTTCATAGACTCGAATATGACGGAGCAACAGGTATCACGAGATTCACCTATACGCTACTCCGCAGTAGTATCGATGTGAGCTACAAGCTCATGCAATCGAACGACCTTTTAAATTGGGAACTTGCCGTAGAAGATCTCGACTACACCCTGATTTCTGTAAACACAATTGACGACGATTCCGAGACGCGGGTGATCGAATTCAACTCCCAGGATGGACAGCCAATCTTTGTCCGATTGGAAGCAACTTCACTCGCAGGTGCCCAATGA
- a CDS encoding ClC family H(+)/Cl(-) exchange transporter, with protein MAQREYKEKPVNRLFEHSLKLLRSRLKDSHRFFFLSVIVGLSCGLVAVAFHLAIRGVGDLVLRFPKSTEASLTAWIVLPLVPALGGLLVGIGMARWSPNARGSGIPQVKAAYYNKFGLIRFGDAVYRFLFTTLSIGSGNSLGREGPTVHLCAAIGSTIGQWFGLPKARIQAMVPVGMGAGIAAGFNTPLAAITFVFEKLLDDFSSKALGGILVAVIIASVLSRAILGENPAFEVESYSFESYSWVLLSIVIGLLAAVFGQIFLSILLGWRNYFKTSGMPVWLKPCLGGLGVGIIGTAVLWFSGTNNTGVFGTGYEDLSSALKGSLALKILVILFVGKFLASILAFSMGGSGGLFGPVLCIGGMLGGIVGAVFNNYISLDESFVGAAALLGMGAFFAAVIRCPLTSVLIPFEMTLNYSLILPLMVGNMIAYYLAARWRTVPIYNALLLQDKVTLKKMPSFQ; from the coding sequence ATGGCTCAGCGTGAATATAAGGAAAAGCCTGTAAATCGGCTCTTTGAACATTCGCTTAAGCTCCTGCGCTCAAGGCTGAAAGATTCACATCGTTTCTTTTTCTTAAGTGTAATAGTGGGGTTGAGCTGTGGTTTGGTTGCGGTGGCATTTCATTTGGCTATCCGCGGGGTAGGGGACTTGGTGTTGCGGTTCCCGAAATCGACCGAAGCAAGTTTAACCGCCTGGATTGTTTTGCCCCTGGTTCCCGCGTTAGGTGGATTGCTGGTGGGTATTGGGATGGCCCGGTGGTCACCCAATGCACGAGGGAGTGGTATTCCCCAAGTAAAGGCGGCATATTACAACAAGTTTGGGCTCATCCGCTTTGGAGATGCTGTGTATCGCTTTTTGTTTACCACCTTGTCCATCGGGTCAGGAAACAGTTTAGGACGTGAAGGACCCACCGTGCATTTATGTGCTGCGATCGGTTCAACAATAGGGCAGTGGTTTGGCCTTCCTAAAGCAAGGATTCAAGCCATGGTTCCGGTTGGAATGGGGGCGGGGATCGCCGCAGGTTTTAATACACCATTGGCCGCCATTACATTTGTATTCGAAAAGCTATTGGATGATTTTTCCAGTAAGGCACTTGGAGGAATTCTTGTTGCGGTGATCATCGCCTCTGTACTTTCGCGTGCCATCCTCGGGGAGAACCCTGCCTTCGAGGTGGAGAGTTATTCCTTCGAATCGTATTCATGGGTGTTGCTGAGTATAGTGATTGGTCTGTTGGCGGCCGTTTTTGGTCAGATCTTTCTGTCCATTTTACTCGGTTGGCGGAACTACTTCAAAACCTCTGGGATGCCTGTTTGGTTAAAGCCCTGCTTGGGTGGATTGGGAGTCGGGATAATTGGGACGGCAGTCTTGTGGTTCTCTGGAACTAATAACACTGGTGTATTTGGAACTGGGTACGAGGATTTATCCTCTGCGTTGAAGGGATCCCTCGCTTTGAAGATTCTAGTCATTCTCTTTGTTGGTAAATTCCTGGCGTCCATTCTTGCGTTTTCGATGGGAGGAAGCGGTGGCCTTTTTGGCCCGGTCTTGTGCATCGGTGGCATGTTAGGAGGGATTGTCGGTGCTGTCTTCAATAACTATATTAGCTTGGATGAATCCTTTGTTGGAGCTGCCGCCTTGCTGGGCATGGGAGCTTTTTTTGCTGCTGTGATTCGTTGTCCTCTAACATCGGTCCTCATTCCTTTTGAGATGACTTTGAACTATTCACTGATTCTCCCGCTCATGGTTGGAAATATGATCGCCTATTACCTGGCAGCGCGCTGGCGAACAGTCCCCATATACAATGCGCTTCTTTTGCAGGATAAAGTGACGTTGAAAAAGATGCCGAGTTTCCAATGA
- a CDS encoding CBS domain-containing protein — protein MNHDPFSAFSNLTIGENLEYLRQHPHHAYPVRDENRLLIDVITHHELEDLEDHADQLIGERLTEHDLVTMTPNTSIREAARILVIKDKEQAPVVSAKNPQRMVGFLTLRDIARQQNAIEEQIGG, from the coding sequence ATGAACCACGACCCATTCAGTGCGTTCAGCAATCTGACTATCGGGGAGAATTTAGAATACTTGAGGCAGCATCCACATCATGCCTATCCGGTGCGTGATGAGAATCGACTGTTGATTGATGTTATAACTCATCATGAGTTGGAAGATCTGGAAGACCATGCTGACCAACTCATAGGTGAACGGTTAACAGAACACGATTTGGTGACTATGACTCCGAACACGTCGATTCGTGAGGCAGCGAGGATTCTTGTGATAAAGGACAAAGAGCAAGCTCCAGTAGTCAGTGCTAAGAATCCTCAGCGGATGGTTGGTTTTCTTACCTTGCGTGATATTGCACGACAGCAGAATGCCATTGAAGAGCAAATCGGTGGGTAA
- a CDS encoding peptidylprolyl isomerase, with product MKSTAILIGILALSTLCTASAQQSAFDALQTENGIAAIVESTIITHEELRKDLAPLVPNLQRKARNNEEFQQMLDELQQDILMNLIDRVLIRKEFQDKFVSKGYQMPRSFVENKFDDTLINEFNNDRAEFLKYLKSQGLNMREYRAKLQEEIIVQIMLSQQRRTRSILSPAKIENFYNEQRNRFYQEERVHLKLIRLAPYASENVDLLMQTANKILEELEGGAEFEELAKKYSQDPRKDRGGDWGWIDRSAIRDELSDVAFSLQPGEHSDPIQVREMIFLLKVEDRQAAGVQPLAEVRDQIEGILLNQMSSEEHDKWIEGLRKKAFIKFYL from the coding sequence ATGAAAAGTACAGCCATCCTGATCGGAATCCTGGCCTTGAGCACTTTGTGCACCGCCTCAGCACAGCAATCAGCATTCGACGCTCTTCAAACAGAGAACGGCATCGCAGCGATCGTTGAGTCCACCATCATTACTCACGAGGAATTAAGAAAAGACTTAGCTCCCCTGGTCCCCAATTTACAACGTAAGGCGCGTAACAACGAAGAATTTCAGCAAATGCTGGACGAACTTCAGCAGGATATTTTGATGAATCTCATCGACCGCGTCCTGATTCGTAAGGAATTCCAGGATAAATTTGTATCCAAAGGGTATCAGATGCCGCGGTCCTTCGTGGAAAACAAATTCGATGATACTTTGATCAATGAGTTTAACAACGATCGCGCTGAGTTTTTGAAATACCTGAAAAGCCAAGGCCTCAACATGCGGGAGTACCGGGCAAAACTGCAGGAAGAAATCATCGTGCAAATTATGCTGAGCCAACAGCGCCGCACACGATCCATTCTAAGTCCGGCTAAAATCGAAAATTTCTACAATGAACAGCGGAATCGCTTCTATCAGGAAGAACGCGTGCACTTGAAGCTGATTCGTTTGGCCCCATATGCCTCCGAAAACGTTGATCTGCTTATGCAAACGGCCAACAAAATCCTGGAGGAATTGGAAGGTGGAGCCGAGTTCGAGGAACTTGCCAAGAAATACAGTCAGGATCCTCGGAAAGATCGTGGTGGCGATTGGGGATGGATCGATAGATCAGCCATTCGTGACGAACTGAGTGATGTGGCCTTCAGTTTGCAGCCTGGCGAACACAGCGACCCCATTCAGGTAAGAGAAATGATATTCTTACTGAAAGTCGAAGATCGGCAGGCAGCAGGCGTTCAACCTCTTGCAGAAGTTCGCGATCAAATCGAAGGGATTCTGCTCAATCAAATGTCCAGTGAAGAGCACGACAAATGGATCGAAGGGCTTCGCAAGAAAGCCTTCATCAAGTTCTATTTGTAA